In Oncorhynchus tshawytscha isolate Ot180627B unplaced genomic scaffold, Otsh_v2.0 Un_contig_7588_pilon_pilon, whole genome shotgun sequence, the following are encoded in one genomic region:
- the c1qtnf6b gene encoding complement C1q tumor necrosis factor-related protein 1, producing MLGVCLSVLLLLPLASSIPSPSRPPPRLCRRCCDPLQPPESSAAHPAHHAPATPEVHTYINMTILKGDKGDRGDKGMPGKNGKEGPQGYRGPMGPQGTKGQAGAPGDACKPQHSSFSVGRRKSLHSIDYYQALVFDTVFVNLYEHFNMFKGKFYCFVPGIYFFNVNIHTWNFKETYLHLMHNDKEQVILYAQPSERSIMQSQSVMMDLALNDEVWVRLYKRERENAVYSDDVDVYITFNGYLVAPSVQ from the exons ATGTTGGGGGTGTGTCTGTCCGTCCTATTGCTCCTCCCCCTGGCCTCAtccatcccctccccctctagACCTCCCCCAAGACTATGCAGACGATGCTGCGACCCCCTGCAGCCCCCAGAATCCTCTGCTGCACACCCTGCCCACCACGCCCCCGCCACGCCAGAGGTCCACACCTACATCAACATGACCATACTCAAAG gTGATAAAGGTGACAGAGGAGATAAAGGCATGCCAGGGAAAAATGGTAAAGAAGGTCCCCAAGGTTACCGGGGTCCCATGGGTCCTCAAGGGACTAAGGGCCAGGCGGGCGCCCCGGGAGATGCCTGTAAGCCACAGCACTCCTCCTTCTCTGTAGGAAGACGTAAATCCCTCCACAGTATAGACTACTACCAGGCCCTGGTGTTTGACACGGTGTTCGTCAACCTCTACGAGCACTTCAACATGTTCAAAG GTAAATTCTACTGCTTCGTCCCAGGTATCTACTTCTTCAACGTGAACATCCACACGTGGAACTTCAAGGAGACCTACCTCCACCTGATGCACAACGATAAGGAGCAGGTGATCCTGTACGCCCAGCCCAGTGAGAGGTCCATCATGCAGAGTCAGAGTGTGATGATGGACCTGGCGCTGAACGACGAGGTCTGGGTCAGGCTCtacaagagggagagggagaacgccGTCTATAGTGATGACGTGGACGTCTATATTACCTTTAATGGATACCTGGTGGCGCCTAGTGTCCAGTGA